TTGCCGCGATCGCCATCAGTAAAATCGTATTCTGGAAGCATATCGTTATCTGCGATCTCCGGCGGCTCAGAATTAACTTTGTTCATAAACTTTCCGTTCTGCTTTTGTGGCTTGGCGGCAACTGATAAAGTTCCTCGCACCGATGTAGAATATACCTCGGTAATGATGAATGATTAATTTAGTGTACTTCTGAGTTCCAATCCCCATGCAACAGTTATTTCCTGGAGAGGTATTCGCCAACACTGCGGATTTTGACACTGGTATTCGCCAACTGTTACCGCGATACGATGAGATGCTGGAAGTAATTAGCCATTGTCTACCTTCGACAAGTCGGCGTATTTTAGAATTAGGCTGTGGCACAGGCGAACTTAGTCTCAAGATACTCAATCGCTTTCCAGACGCTCAAGTAATTGCCCTAGATTACTCACCTCGAATGCTGCAATTTGCCCAAGATAAAATCACAGCAGTGGGATATAAACAACGCTGGACTGGCATACAAGCAGACTTTGGCGACTGGGCAAATAATCCAGAGAAATTGGATATTGATAGCAAATTTGATGTTTGTGTCTCATCCTTGGCAATTCACCATCTCCAAGATGAGATGAAATTGAAGTTATTTGAGCGAATTGCTGCTAGCCTTACTCAAGACGGCTGTTTTTGGAATGCAGATCCCACCTTACCAGAATCACCAGCCTTAGCAGAAGTTTACAAAGCGGCACGAGAAGAATGGGCAGTTGAACAGGGAATTAATTTGATAGAGATTCGCGCTAAACGTGCCACTAGCACTACTCAAGGTTACTCCAGTCAAGACCAACTAGCTAGCTTAGATGTTCATTTACAAATGTTGAGCAAAGCTGGATTTAAGACAGTTGCAGTACCTTGGAAATATTATGGTCTGGCGGTGTTTGGTGGCTGGCTGTGAGCAATTACGGTTTTGAATGTCTAGATTTGAGATTCACCTATCTCCAATGGGGATTTATCTGATTAACAGCTTGATAGTAACGAAACAGTAATAAATAACATTATTTCTCTTGATAAGAACTAATATTTGAAGAAGAATTCAGAAGTCAGAATGGGCTAAACGCCCCGCTATCGCTAACAGGAGTCAGAATCAAGACGCGACGCTTGAATACTCGCGACCGCTGCGCTATCGCAGACTCGCTCATAGCGTTACCATGCTGTTCGCGCGTTAGCGTCTCTGAAAGAGAAGGCTTTACGCTGCGCTATCCGCCAGTCATACATAATTCATTCTGAATTCTGAATTCTGACTGCTGACTGCTGACTCCTGAATTCTGTTTGATAAACGCATTAGGTCTGTAAAGGAGGTTTTGCCAACTCACACAAGGGTTTCGCCTAAAACTTACGGTAATTAAGCCTACTTTGTGTTTTTATACAATATTTCCCCATCAAAAGTACCAGATGAGGTTACTATCAATCATCGACAGATTAATCCGAAAATACAAAGTAGAAAAGTTACTTCAGATAAAGAAACCAGGGGTACACAATTGGGATTCGTTTTTCTGTTCCTTTCTCCAGTGGAGTTAAAGCCGCTGTTTGCCATCACTTAGTTTTAAAAGGAGAATATCTTGGATGGCTCGAAATAAAAAGAAATCAGCCCGGTTCAAGGATGGGCATTCACTTGACTCTAGATGTCCTATTTGTTGTATTGTCCCGCCCCACATACTAAAAAATGTCGTGGTGAATGGCAATCCCCAGCAGCGTACTTGGGCTTTTCATACATTAAATATTTCGGCGCAATTTTTGGGACGAAGAAATGTCGTAGGTAATATCTCGTTTGCGCCTTCTCCGGGTGAGAAGCGCCGCACCATCTACGACGCCAAAAATGGACAGCAACTCCCTGGTACGCTGGTGCGTAGTGAGGGAGACCCACCCAGCAGTGACCCATCAGTGAATGAAGCTTATGATGCGGCTGGTGCTACCTATGACTTGTTTCATGAGATATTCGATCGCAATTCCGTTGATGACAAAGGACTGCGTTTAGACTCCACCGTGCATTATGGCGTTAAATA
This Nostoc sp. C052 DNA region includes the following protein-coding sequences:
- a CDS encoding trans-aconitate 2-methyltransferase; this encodes MQQLFPGEVFANTADFDTGIRQLLPRYDEMLEVISHCLPSTSRRILELGCGTGELSLKILNRFPDAQVIALDYSPRMLQFAQDKITAVGYKQRWTGIQADFGDWANNPEKLDIDSKFDVCVSSLAIHHLQDEMKLKLFERIAASLTQDGCFWNADPTLPESPALAEVYKAAREEWAVEQGINLIEIRAKRATSTTQGYSSQDQLASLDVHLQMLSKAGFKTVAVPWKYYGLAVFGGWL